The segment TGCACGATCGACGTCAATGCAGGAAGTTACGTCCACTGAACGCCCAACGCCTCTATTTCCATGAGCGAACCGGTTGATCAGTTGCTCCACCTGCTTAACCTGGAACGCATTGAAGAGAATATTTTTCGCGGTCCGAGCCGCGACATTGGCAGTCCTACCGTGTTTGGCGGGCAGGTGCTTGGCCAGGCGCTTCGGGCGGCGGCCTATACCGTGCCTGCCGAACGGCAGATTCATTCCCTGCATGCGTATTTCATTCTCCCTGGTGATCCTAATGCGCCAATTGTTTACTTAGTGGAACGGCTGCGTGACGGACGGAGCTTTACCACGCGGCGCGTTACGGCCATTCAGCATGGCCGTCCAATTTTCAACCTATCCGCTTCGTTCCAGATTGACGAAATGGGCGTGGAGCATCAGGACCCCATGCCCGAGGTGCCCCCTCCTGAAGAACTGCCCTCCGAAGCGGAGCTGCGTCGCCAGTTGGCCGAGCAGGTGCCCGAAGTGCTGCGTCCGTTTTTACTCCACGAGCGGCCTATTGAGATTCGTCCCGTTGAGCCTGTTCATCTGCTTTTCCCGGAAAAGCGACCGCCCCGCCGTCACGCCTGGATCCGTGCGGCCGGAACGCTCCCTCCTAACGACTCGGCCCTGCACCAGAGCGTGCTGGCCTATGCTTCGGATTTTGGCTTTATGGGCACAGCCATGCTGCCACATGGTCTTTCATTCCTGCAACCCCACGTGCAGGCGGCCAGCCTGGATCATGCCATGTGGTTCTACCGTCCTTTTCGCGCCGATGAGTGGCTGCTGTTTGCCATGGAAAGTCCGGTGGCCGCCCGTGCGCGCGGGCTGAACCGCGGGCTGTTTTTCCGGCGCGACGGCACGCTCGTGGCCGCCGTCGTCCAGGAAGGCCTCATGCGCATCCGCTCCGACTAGCCCACCTATCGCCGCACAAACGTACCGCTGTATACCCAGCGTCCAGCCTCCAATCGATATACATATACCCCCGCCGGCCAATCCGCACCAACTACTCGCAGCCGATGCCGTCCCGCCTCGTAAAACCGATCCACTGGACGCGCCACTTCCCGCCCCAACACATCAAACACCACGAGCCGCACCCGAACCGCCTCCGGCAGATCCACCTCCAGCGTGTTGGTTGATGCTTATGGTAGCTTCCCACAGAGCAGGCAATCTCGAAGCAACGTGTCCAACGCCGGAAACACCGGCACCGAGTCCGGCAACATCGGCCAGAGCACCTCCACGCGATCCTCCTCCAACCAGTACACAAACGGCACATTCCGCGCACCCGGACCCGCCTCCACATCCCGCAAAAAAACCACCGCCCGACCATCATAACTCCAACGAGGGTTGTGTCCCCCTCGCTCAGTCAACTGCCGCAACACCCGCCCCCGACCATCCAGCAAAAAAAGCTGCGGCACCCCCTCCACCCGACGCTCCAGCACCACCTCATCCCCCACCGGACTGGGCGCTACCGAAAACGTAAAGGCCTCCTCCGAACCAAAATCCGTCAACACACGCAACTCCCCCGTCCCAAACTCATAACGCACTACATTCTCCCGATAAACGCCCCCCTCGGCCTGCGGCATGATGCCCACCGCAAACCGATCCCGCCCCCCTGGCATCGCAGCCGTCATCGGTGCCACGGGCCCTATCGCCCTCCTGAGCACCAGATCCAGCACATAGGCTCCCCCCCGATAGGGCTGATCCCGCGGCTCCAACACCACCGACACCAAAAGTCGCCTGCCATCCCGAAACCAGTGCGGAAACGTGGCCGTCGGATGCGACAACAGTAAACTGTCCAGTCCCGTCCAAACCGCTACCCGACCACTCCCCAAATCCAACGTCACTACATAAGAATCACAACATAGGCTCGGTTCGTAGCTCAACGCCAGCCGCTTTCCATCGGGGGACCAATCCACACTGCCAATGCCTGCCCCTAAAAAACGTAGCTGCCGACCATCCCGACTGACCAACCAGAGCTGATTGGGCGGATCCAGCCGACCCGGCGTATACGCCCGGATCAATGCCACCCACCGACCATCAGGCGAAAAACGCAAATTAAACAGACTCTCCGTGCCAGGAAGCGGATCTCCCCCATAATCAAACTGCCCGTCCTGATCCGACTCAACAAACGAACACGCCGACACCAACAACACCCCCCAAACCCCCAACCATCCTCCGCTAAGCCAGCCGTATGGCCCCTTCCCCAATCTCATCAAAGAAATGTTGCGTTGGTCCCAGAATCTGAGAAAACTGCTTTGCTGAAATGCCTCCTAAGGCTTCTAGACCTGTGTAAGAAAGAAATTCCTCTCGGTCAATACCTAAATGTCGCCCCATTGCTGCTTGTTCAACCAGGCCCTTCCCATGCCTCTGCTTCCAACATTGGCATGGAGGCTTACTTGAGCAAATGCGACAGCCTCCAATGCTACCATGCGCCGACAAGTGGCTGCTGTTTGCCATGGAAAGTCCGGTGGCCGCCCGTGCGCGCGGGCTGAACCGCGGGCTGTTTTTCCGGCGCGACGGCACGCTCGTGGCCACCGTCGTCCAGGAAGGCCTCATGCGCATCCGCTCCGACTAGCCCACCCGGGCGAATCCCAGTGACTGCGTGGCGTAGAAGCGGTTGTAGTAGGCGCGAAGAGTGGCGTGCTCGGGCGCTTCCAGCTTTGGATCGCGGCGGATCAGTTCAAAGGCGGCCTCGCGTGCTTTAACCAGAATAGGCTGGTCCTGCGTGATGTCGGCAATTTTCAGGTCTGGCAGCCCACTCTGGCGCGTGCCGAAGAAGTCTCCAGCGCCCCGGAGCTTCAGATCCATTTCACTAATCTTGAAGCCATCGTCTGTCTCGGCCATCACCTGCAGGCGCGTTTCCGCTTCGGCCGTACGTCGGTGGTCCACCATCAGAATGCAGTAGCTCTGCTCGGCGCCGCGTCCGACGCGTCCCCTAAGCTGATGGAGCTGGCTGAGCCCGAAGCGTTCGGCATGTTCAATGATCATGACGGTTGCATTGGGCACGTCCACCCCTACCTCAATCACCGTGGTAGCTACCAGGATGTCCGTCTCGCCATTTTTGAAGCGTTCCATGGCCTCTTCCTTCTCGTAGGGGAGCATGCGGCCGTGGATCAGGTCCACCCGATAGGGGCGAAATAGCTCCTTGAGTCGCCGGTAGCCATTTTCTGCATCCTGCAGGTCCATCTTTTCACTTTCCTCGACCAGCGGATAGACCACGTAGGCCTGGCGTCCTTGCCGGAGCTGCTCCTTCAGAAAAGCATACACTTCGCCTCGCCGTTTTTCGGAGCGGATCCAGGTAATCACCGGTTTGCGACCGGACGGCCGTTCGTCGATAATCGACACGTCCAGATCGCCGTAGAGCGTCATGGCCAGGGAGCGCGGGATCGGCGTGGCCGTCATGAGCAGCATGTGCGGATTTTCGCCTTTGCTGAACAGTTCAGCCCGTTGCACCACGCCAAAGCGGTGCTGCTCGTCCACAATGGCCAGGCCCAGCCGCTGAAACTGCACGCTTTCCTGAATCACCGCATGCGTGCCCACGGCCACATGGGCACGCCCTTCAGCCAGATCGGCCAGGATTTCTTCCCGAAGCGACTTGCGCTGGCCGCCGAGCAGCAGCCGCACCTCGACTCCCAGCGGATCCAGGTAGCGGCGCATATTCGCGTAGTGCTGTTCGGCCAGGATCTCGGTAGGCACCATAAACGCACTCTGGTAGCCATTGTCCACGGCATGCAGAATGGCTGCCATGGCTACCACGGTCTTGCCGCTGCCCACGTCGCCCTGGATGAGCCGGTTCATCTGGAGGCCTGACATGGTGTCGCGGAGGATATCCTCAAGGGCTCGCTTTTGCGCGCCGGTCAGCTCGAAGGGCAGCACTTCGTTCAGAAAGCGATGGAAGCGCTCGCCCGGTGGGCCAAAGCGCGGTCCGGCCACTGCCTGCCGGATCTGCTTTGTGCGGGCCAGCATGAGCTGAATAAAGAAAAGCTCTTCAAACTTGAGTCGTTCACGCGCGCGCGCCAGTTCGGTCTGGCTGCGCGGAAAGTGCACAGCACGCAGCGCCACGCGCCCATCGATTAAGTCGTAGCGGGTGCGAATCCACTCCGGCAGAATCTCCGGAAGCTTCAGACCATGCTGTTTGAAGAACGTGTACAGGATGCGTCGGAACGTTCGGCTGGTCAGGCCGACCTTCTCAAGGGCTGCCCCGCCTGGATAGAGCGCAATGATGCGGCCCGTTGCCAGCGCTGCTCCCTCCCCGTCGAGCCGGTCAAAGTCCGGATGCGTCATTGACAACGTATACCCGAAGCGCTGCACCTTGCCGTGAAAGGCCACCCGGTCGCCGGGCTTGAACGCCTTTGAAACCCATCCCAGGCGGTTAAACCAGACGCACTTTAGCCGGCCGCCGCTTTCGTCTTCCAGAACCAGTTCAAACCGCTTGCGGCCTTTTCCTTCGACAATCCCTGCTGCGCGCACCGTCCCCACCACCGTTACTGCGCCCATGCGCTCATCCAGTCGCCGCAGCGGCACGATCGTCGAGCGGTCCAGGTATCGCCGCGGAAAGTAGTGCAGCAGGTCACGCACCGTATGAACGTCCACCTGGGCTAGCGCCGCGGCCCGACGCGGCCCAACGCCAGCCAAGTAGCGCACCTCAGTTGCCAGAATATTCAGATCGGCCACGCCAGCTGTTTCGTACGATTGCGCTCTGCGACAATTTAACGCATTTTTTTGGCCAGCACATCCCTGGCGTTTCGCCCTTTTCCCAACGTTAGATAAACAACAAAGCTGCGCGGTCTGTGCATGGCACAGACCGCGCAGGCCTCGAACAACTCTTTTATTTTTCTGATGCTGCTTCAAACGGCAACTTCTCTTCTCGGTGTCCGTAGGCTTTTAAAGATCCAGCTCGTGCAGTGGGTCTCCGGACTTTTTCTACTCACTAAACGGAGACGTGTTATGTGTGGACGTTTATCGGGACGCGTGCTGATGCTGCTGATCGGCTCGTTGATGCTAACCGCAACAGTTGTTGCGCAAGACCGCTTCTCAGACAACGATGCCGACTGGTGGCATCGCGTAGCGTTACAGGCAGCGGCAAACGTTGGCAGCGACGATGCAGAAATTCAGCAAATCGGCCTTGAGAACTTGATCTTTCTCACCGTTTTTTACCGCGAACAGCTTCCCATGGATTACCTGTTTCAGGCGGTTGTCGCGGCCTACCAGCAGGCGCCCACGGAAGTGAACCGGACGTTGGCCCGAGCTGCCTTAATCAGCATCGGCACCCCCGCTGCTATAGCTCACCTGCATAGCAATGGCTCCCGAAGACAGGAGCAACTGGCTCGCGTCGAGCTGATCCGCGTATTGCAGGACCAACGCGCACATGTTAATCAGTTCTAATCCTAAATTTCGCAACCAGGTCCTTCCCAGGGGCATAGCATATGCTGTGTCCCTGATTTTATATTGGGGCTAGCCGGAAACTCCGGCCGCTCAAAAGCTTTTTTCCCAAACACGCTACCCAATCTTTTCCTGATCACCATGACACCTGTATTGCTGAGCATGCTGCTGTTTTTTGGTTGGAGCAAAGCCGATCGCCCCAAAGTCGGGGATCCGGCACCCGAATTCGAGGCCCAGGCGACGGGCGGTAAAACGATTCGCTTAAGCGACCTGCGTGGTCAATGGGTCGTGCTCTACTTCTATCCCAAGTCGTTCACGCCGGGATGCACAGCCGAAGCCTGCACGTTACGAGACGCCTACGAGCAAATCCAATCACTGGATGCTATTATTCTGGGCGTCAGTCTGGACAATCTTGAAACCCAGGAACGATTCAAAGCCAAGTACAAGCTTCCTTTCGACCTGATCAGTGACGATGACAAGAAGATTGCAAGAGCGTATGGCGTGCTGGGCATCGGCGGGCTGTATGCCAGACGCGTTACGTTTTTGATCGATCCGGAGGGACGCATAGCCCACATTTTCGAAGAGGTTGATCCGGCGCGCCACGACCACGAGGTGTACGAAATGCTCAAGAAACTGCAGGCAACCGCTAAATCCTGATCGGCTTCCGTCCTTTACAGCAAAGCCCCCGGGCCGGGGGCTTTGCTGTTCTGGGGTTACCGGTGGGCCCGGCAGGATTCGAACCTGCGACCGTCGGATTATGAGTCCGCTGCTCTAACCGCTGAGCTACGGGCCCCTTCTGCCGCGGAAAGCAACCGCCAAGGCGGGCTTCAGGATCCCGTCTTGCGCACTTTCTAAATTTTTAAGCACCGCTCTGGCCGTTGCCTCAAATGCTTCATTTTTTCTTCCAACACACCGGAACCCCTTTCATTCAACATAATTTTTCAGGCAAGTAAAACAAAGGACAAACTTATTTCATCAACTTGTCTTTTAACCTGTATCAATTGAGCCATGAGCGCGGTAGAACGTATCGATGAAATCGATGTCCGCATCCTGGAGCTCCTCCAGGAGCACGGGCGCATGAAACGCAACCGCATTGCGGAAGAAGTTGGCCTGTCGGTCCCTTCCGTCAGCGAGCGCATGCGCAAGCTGGAAGAACGCGGGGTCATTACGGGCTACCATGCGGTGCTGGACCATAAGCGCCTGCATTTCGATATCACGGCCTTCATTCGCGTGATCGTAGACGGCTCGGAGCACTATCCGGAGTTCATCCGTCGCGCCTGCGCGCTGGACGAAGTGCTGGAGGTGCATTCAATCACCGGAGAAGGCTCGCACATTCTGAAGGTGCGCACGCGCAACACCACAACGCTAGAACGCCTGCTTTCGCGCATTCAGTCGTGGCCCGGCGTGCACGGCACCATCACCAGCATTGTGCTGAGCACCTTCAAGGAAACGCGCCGTCTTCCCGTGGTGCCCACCGAACTGGTCCCCGTCGAAGCCTTTGAAATGCCCTGACCTACGCCCGCAAACTGATCTACTGCCATGAACAAACTATTGCTCGACTA is part of the Rhodothermus profundi genome and harbors:
- the tesB gene encoding acyl-CoA thioesterase II codes for the protein MSEPVDQLLHLLNLERIEENIFRGPSRDIGSPTVFGGQVLGQALRAAAYTVPAERQIHSLHAYFILPGDPNAPIVYLVERLRDGRSFTTRRVTAIQHGRPIFNLSASFQIDEMGVEHQDPMPEVPPPEELPSEAELRRQLAEQVPEVLRPFLLHERPIEIRPVEPVHLLFPEKRPPRRHAWIRAAGTLPPNDSALHQSVLAYASDFGFMGTAMLPHGLSFLQPHVQAASLDHAMWFYRPFRADEWLLFAMESPVAARARGLNRGLFFRRDGTLVAAVVQEGLMRIRSD
- a CDS encoding TolB family protein — translated: MSACSFVESDQDGQFDYGGDPLPGTESLFNLRFSPDGRWVALIRAYTPGRLDPPNQLWLVSRDGRQLRFLGAGIGSVDWSPDGKRLALSYEPSLCCDSYVVTLDLGSGRVAVWTGLDSLLLSHPTATFPHWFRDGRRLLVSVVLEPRDQPYRGGAYVLDLVLRRAIGPVAPMTAAMPGGRDRFAVGIMPQAEGGVYRENVVRYEFGTGELRVLTDFGSEEAFTFSVAPSPVGDEVVLERRVEGVPQLFLLDGRGRVLRQLTERGGHNPRWSYDGRAVVFLRDVEAGPGARNVPFVYWLEEDRVEVLWPMLPDSVPVFPALDTLLRDCLLCGKLP
- a CDS encoding acyl-CoA thioesterase translates to MRQPPMLPCADKWLLFAMESPVAARARGLNRGLFFRRDGTLVATVVQEGLMRIRSD
- the recG gene encoding ATP-dependent DNA helicase RecG, giving the protein MKQHQKNKRVVRGLRGLCHAQTAQLCCLSNVGKRAKRQGCAGQKNALNCRRAQSYETAGVADLNILATEVRYLAGVGPRRAAALAQVDVHTVRDLLHYFPRRYLDRSTIVPLRRLDERMGAVTVVGTVRAAGIVEGKGRKRFELVLEDESGGRLKCVWFNRLGWVSKAFKPGDRVAFHGKVQRFGYTLSMTHPDFDRLDGEGAALATGRIIALYPGGAALEKVGLTSRTFRRILYTFFKQHGLKLPEILPEWIRTRYDLIDGRVALRAVHFPRSQTELARARERLKFEELFFIQLMLARTKQIRQAVAGPRFGPPGERFHRFLNEVLPFELTGAQKRALEDILRDTMSGLQMNRLIQGDVGSGKTVVAMAAILHAVDNGYQSAFMVPTEILAEQHYANMRRYLDPLGVEVRLLLGGQRKSLREEILADLAEGRAHVAVGTHAVIQESVQFQRLGLAIVDEQHRFGVVQRAELFSKGENPHMLLMTATPIPRSLAMTLYGDLDVSIIDERPSGRKPVITWIRSEKRRGEVYAFLKEQLRQGRQAYVVYPLVEESEKMDLQDAENGYRRLKELFRPYRVDLIHGRMLPYEKEEAMERFKNGETDILVATTVIEVGVDVPNATVMIIEHAERFGLSQLHQLRGRVGRGAEQSYCILMVDHRRTAEAETRLQVMAETDDGFKISEMDLKLRGAGDFFGTRQSGLPDLKIADITQDQPILVKAREAAFELIRRDPKLEAPEHATLRAYYNRFYATQSLGFARVG
- a CDS encoding peroxiredoxin; this encodes MTPVLLSMLLFFGWSKADRPKVGDPAPEFEAQATGGKTIRLSDLRGQWVVLYFYPKSFTPGCTAEACTLRDAYEQIQSLDAIILGVSLDNLETQERFKAKYKLPFDLISDDDKKIARAYGVLGIGGLYARRVTFLIDPEGRIAHIFEEVDPARHDHEVYEMLKKLQATAKS
- a CDS encoding Lrp/AsnC family transcriptional regulator, which produces MSAVERIDEIDVRILELLQEHGRMKRNRIAEEVGLSVPSVSERMRKLEERGVITGYHAVLDHKRLHFDITAFIRVIVDGSEHYPEFIRRACALDEVLEVHSITGEGSHILKVRTRNTTTLERLLSRIQSWPGVHGTITSIVLSTFKETRRLPVVPTELVPVEAFEMP